Below is a genomic region from Desulfobacter sp..
GCAGAGTTGAACTTCTGTGTCCGGGAATATGGTCTCAATGGCCTCGGGAAAACCTTTTAGACCATCAACACAGGCAATCAGGATATCTTTTACCCCTCGGTTTGAAAGGTCTGTTAACACCTGCAGCCAGAAGTTCGCACCCTCATTCTCGGATATGTACAGCCCAAGAACCTCTTTGCGGCCCTCGATATTCACCCCAAGAATTGTGTAAACGGCTTTGCTGCCGACCTTTCCGTTTTCTCGTACTTTATAATGTATGGCATCAAGCCATACGATTGGGTACACATTTTCCAACGGCCTGGCCTGCCATTCTTTAACGGTATGAATAATTTTATCGGTAATAGCGCTAAGGGTGGCATTTGAAATCTCAAGTCCATAGATTTCCTGTAAATGGGCAGCCATGTCATTATAGCTCATGCCCAGGCCGTAAAGGGCTATTATCTTTCTTTCAATTTCATCGCTGAGCGTTGTTTGGTGTTTTTTGACGATTTGTGGAGAGAAGGTTCCGTTCCGATCACGCGGGGTTTTTAGCTCAAATTTACCATCCAGGGACTTAATGGTCTTTCTGCTTTTTCCATTACGGCGGTTGGCAGAAATTTCCTGTCCGAGATGGGACTCCAACTCTCCTTCAAGAGCAGCTTCCGCAAGATTTTTGATTAATGATGTAAGGACGCCGCCCTTACCTGTGAAGGGTTTACCTTCCTGAATACCTTTAAGAGCTTTTTGAAAATCAAATTCGGTGTTGTCTTCGGTCATGTCAGTTCTCCTTATTTAGCTGAGTATATCAGCTTTGATTCAACTGACACAGAATTTTGAACGCCCTCTAATGATATGGCTTCCCATTTACAGGAAATCTATGGACTTGAGATTTCAAATGCCACTCTGAGCACCATTACCGATAAAATCATCCATACCGTCAAAGAATGGCAGGCCAGGCCGTTGGAAAATGTGTACCCAATCGTATGGCTTGATGCCATACATTATAAAGTACGAGAAAACGGAAAGGTCGGCAGCAAGGCCGTTTACACAATTCTTGGGGTGAATATCGAGGGCCGCAAAGAGGTTCTTGGGCTGTACATATCCGAGAATGAGGGTGCGAACTTCTGGCTGCAGGTGTTAACAGACCTTTCAAACCGAGGGGTAAAAGATATCCTGATTGCCTGTGTTGATGGTCTAAAAGGTTTTCCCGAGGCCATTGAGACCATATTCCCGGACACAGAAGTTCAAGTCTGCGTAGTCCACCAGATCCGAAATTCATTGAAATACGTTGGTTCCAAAAATAAAAAGGAATTTATGGCAGATCTAAAACGTGTTTATAAAGCGGTCAATAAGGATCTGGCCGAAGAAGAACTGGATATCTTGGAAAATAAATGGAATGACAAATACCCGATTGTGATAAAATCCTGGCGGAACAACTGGGAACGCCTCAGTCATTTCTTTAAATATCCAGAAGAGATTCGACGGATAATATACACCACAAATACCATTGAGGCTGTGCATCGACAGTTTCGAAAACTGACCAAAACAAAGGGATCATTCCCGAACCAGGACAGCCTGTTAAAGCTGCTTTACATGGGGATCCAGAACGCCAGTAAAAAATGGACAATGCCGATTCAAAATTGGTCACTGACAATTTCCCAGTTGGCAATTTTCTTTGAAGGCCGGCTGGATAAAGAGCTGGGAATTTGATAGGGATTTATTTACAGATGGAAAAGATGGTTCCAGGAACTCCACTCCAGCAAAAATCAACTCCTCCGACGTGGCTGATTGAAGGCCCATTCTCGGACCTGACTTTTACTTCCGCTGGCGCTGAGGCAGATCCGGGAACCGAAACCGTGACACAGAATTCTGAACATTCCCTGAGCACATGGTACCCATGGCCGCATTCGCTCAGAACCAGGGTTTTTATCCCTAATTTTTCAGCCGGTTCCACCACCATCAAGGCCATGCGGCGGGCAATCTCATCATTGCCAGCAAAATATCCTCAATTGGTTACATCTGTGTGAAAACAGGACATGGTCCAGCTTTCTTTTGTGGCGTAGAACAATTTTGCCATGGCCGTCAAATGGAGCAAATTGATGCCAAGCTCCCTGGGATTGGGCAGGTAAAGAAAGGTGGCCCCTGCTTGATCATAGGGAATCTGGGCTTTTTCATCTTCCATTTCATCTGAAAATTCTTCAGAGACCCATTCAATCGTCTCTATGAATTCCTCCCGGGTCAGGCCGTTGACATCCCCCTTGTCCAGCCTGTTTTGAATGCCCTTTTGAATATCTTCAGGCATGATGCTTTGTGCTGCGGCAAGGCTTCTGGCCTTGCACACCACCACATCCATGTCAATGCCCATGGGGCAGGTTTCAGTGCAGCGGTTACAGACCAGGCAGTCCCAGAGCATCCCGGATTGAATCAATTGCCGGTCAAGGCCCAGACCCGCCATTCGGACCATCTGCCTGGGCATGGGGCCGCCAGGGCCGTCAAACCAGGTGCACCTTGAACTGCAGGCACCGCAGGTCAGGCATTCCGATATATTGCCCCCGATCCTTGGGGGTGAAAAGAGCTGTGCCAGTTCTGAGTTTGTATCGACCTTTAACCGGTTCATCATGGTCTCCTCATCCGTGGGTTTGATTTTTTTGAAAGAATCCGGGCAAAGGTTTGGGGCTCCGTGGCTGAGATGGGCTGCCAGGCCACCTTGTCCTTGGGTATGCCCGGCATGGACAACACAGATTCAACAATTTTGCGGGCAAGATCACTGCCCTGTCCGGACTGGCAGTTGCCCTTGTGGCACCCCATGACCATGACCTTGTCCGCCCCTTTGACCAGGGCTTTGAGAATTAAGTCCTGACTGATCCTGCAGGCACAGGGAATGGGCACAAGGGCGATGTTGCGGGGTAGGGGGCCTGCGGCCAGGACGGCTGAGCGCCTGCAGGCAAAAACAAGGGATTTTCCTTTTGGGGCCGGTGTTGTGAGATCTTCATTGGTCATGCCCGAAGCTGTGATGGCCTGGGCCGGACAATTGGACACGCAGGCCTGGCAGGCAAAACAGGCATGATCCGAGATTCGGGGGGGATGGTCCTGGTTTAGCGCCACAGCCCTGTGGGAGCAGACCCGATAGCAGGTCAGGCATCGGGCATAGGCGGTTTCATCGATAAAGACCCTGTCTTTTGAGGGCCCCAGCGGATTGACAGGGCTGGTTTCCAGGTCTGCCAGTATGGCTTGGATTTCAAAGGCCAGGTCTTCACGATCAATGTCGTCATGGCCGGTGCCTGATATTGGCCTCCTGGAGAAAATTTTCTTCATCCAGGACCAGTTTTAAAAGATCTGCCAGTTCAGGGAAGTCTTGAGAGGCGCAGCGGGTGTCGGGCACCACAAGGGTCTGGGCATAAAGTTCAATTTTAATTCCCGGCAGGGTGGATTCGTTGATAATAAATTTAACGCCCCGGCCCTTGGGCCGTATGTTCAGATCTGTCTGGCGCTTGTAACGGAAAAACCCGATCCCGGCTTTTTTGGCCTGGTCGTAAACCTGCTGGCCTGTGGGGCCGTGGACCCGGATATGGTTCATGAGAATATCCACCTGACAGCCTTGGCTTTGGGCGGTCAATGCCGCAGCAAGCGCCTGTCCTGCCTGGTCTTTTGATTCAGGTCCAAAGTAGTCCAGAAGAATGAGGATTTTGTCAGGGACAGGGAGGGAAGAAGACGGTTCCTTTTTGTTTATCATCCGGATAAAGGTGCCAAGGTCCATGGCCGAGGGAAAATGGGAGGTGTTTGATCTGCTTTCGGCCTGGGCCGCTGCAATGATGGCCCCGCAGGTCAGACGGTTTTTTTTACCCTTAAGATCATAGGAAATAAAAAAATGGCCCAGGCTGCCTTCAATGGAAAAAATCCTGGCCTGGCTCAGGTCCTTTACCCCGGGTGCAGGGCCGGGGCCGTCTGCGAAAAACAAAGCGGGATAGCCATTTTCTTCCAGGGTTTTGGCGATGAGAACTGCCTGGGCGCCCTTGCCCATGACGGCAATATCCATTTTGGGATTTTTTTTAAGGCCCAGGTCTTTGATGATCTTTGCCCCGGCAATTTTCCCCTCCTGAATGGCGGTTGTGATATTTTTGGAGCCCTTGGCACATCCGGCCACATAAATATCCGGGCCCATACCGGCCTGGGGGGTATTGAAAAATCCCCATTTGTTGGGGGTAAGGTCTAAAAGACCGGCAATGTCGGCGGTTTCAGGGGCCGGGATCATGCCCACGGACAAGATTACCATATCAAAACTTTGGGATTGGCATGACCCGGTCTCGGAATTTTCAACGATCATGGTCAGGCCTGAGTCCCTTTCTAAAATTTCACCCGGCACCCCCTGGATGAGGTGAACGTTGCCGGGCAGTCGGGCGGCATTTTTCCGGGCTTCTTTGCCCATGATCTGGAGGTCCATGTAAAACAGGCTGATATCTGCACCGGGAATCAGATGAGCCCAGTAGTGTCCGGTTAGGTTGTTGCATATAAAAAGCATCTAAAATCATTGAAAAAACAGTCTGTTTTGTGTTGACAAATGTGCGTAAAAATTTTTGTGTGCCTTGAAAATTTAACTCAAGGAGCTCAAATGACGCACATCTCAGTCCCTAAAAAACAACTACGGTCCCTGAACTTTGACAATTTCAGGTGCCCTCTGATAAAGTCACTTTCAAAAGCACCGGAATTACAATCTCGAGGAGACCGCCCTTTAAAAATGACATTCGAAGACCAGATAAATGCTTTGGTTTATTTCCATCTTCAGGAGCACAAGTCTGCCCGACATTTAATTCAGGATCTCAAGGAGAATGTTTTTGCTAAAGAAAATATTGCGCCAGACGGTGGTATCAGCCGTAGTAGTTTCTGTGAAGCCATCAATCACAGGGGACTCGAACAACTGCAATTTATCTTTGAGGATCTTTATAAACAGGCTCTTGAGTGTCATCCGGGTGAACACGCCGAGTTAGGAGAGTTGGTTTCCATTGACGGTAGTCTCATAAATGCAGTCCTTTCAATGCACTGGGCGAACTACAGAAAAGGAAGTAAAAAAGCCAAAGTACATTGCGGATTTGACATTAATCACGGAATCCCAAACAAAATCTTTTTGACTGAAGGCAACGGCGCTGAACGCACCTTTGTTCCCAAAATAGTTTCCAAGGGGCAAACAGGTGTTATGGATCGTGGATATCAATCCCATAAAGAATTTGACCTGCTTCAGGAGCAAGGCAAACATTTTGTCTGCCGTATAAAAACCAGGACAACAAGAACAATTATTGATAACCACGAGACCCCTTCCGACAGCTACATTTTTTATGATGCACTGGTTAAACTTGGTACTCCGAATCAAAACCAGACGAAAAGGCCTGTTCGGGTTGTTGGCTATAAAATTGCTGGCGTCAAATACTATGTGGCAACTGACAGGCATGATTTAACAGCGGAACAAATAGCAACAATTTATAAACTCCGGTGGACCATTGAGGATTTTTTCAAATGGTGGAAAGAACATCTGAAGGTATATCATCTCATTGCTCGCAGTGAATACGGCCTTATGGTTCAGATTCTTGGCGGCCTTATCACTTACCTGTTACTGGCAATCCATTGCCAAAAACAGTTTAATGAAAAGGTCACGATCAAAAGAGTTCGGCAGCTGCGAACCGCCATTCTAAATGACCTGTTTGGCTGCGAGGAGCAGGGCTCTCATAGTTCAAACAGGGACAATATTGTCAAAGATCAAAAAATTATTGAGCAAGCAAAAACCTAACCGGACATCACTGAGATGAGCCAGTTTATTTGCCTGGCGCATGGATATTTTGGGTTCATCAGAAAATCGCGTACCTGGACTGAGAAACATCACTGGGAAGGCAATAACACAGTAAGGATT
It encodes:
- a CDS encoding IS256 family transposase; amino-acid sequence: MTEDNTEFDFQKALKGIQEGKPFTGKGGVLTSLIKNLAEAALEGELESHLGQEISANRRNGKSRKTIKSLDGKFELKTPRDRNGTFSPQIVKKHQTTLSDEIERKIIALYGLGMSYNDMAAHLQEIYGLEISNATLSAITDKIIHTVKEWQARPLENVYPIVWLDAIHYKVRENGKVGSKAVYTILGVNIEGRKEVLGLYISENEGANFWLQVLTDLSNRGVKDILIACVDGLKGFPEAIETIFPDTEVQLCVVHQIRNSLKYVGSKNKKEFMADLKRVYKAVNKDLAEEELDILENKWNDKYPIVIKSWRNNWERLSHFFKYPEEIRRIIYTTNTIEAVHRQFRKLTKTKGSFPNQDSLLKLLYMGIQNASKKWTMPVQNWSLTISQLAIFFEGRLDKELGI
- a CDS encoding hydrogenase iron-sulfur subunit; protein product: MKKIFSRRPISGTGHDDIDREDLAFEIQAILADLETSPVNPLGPSKDRVFIDETAYARCLTCYRVCSHRAVALNQDHPPRISDHACFACQACVSNCPAQAITASGMTNEDLTTPAPKGKSLVFACRRSAVLAAGPLPRNIALVPIPCACRISQDLILKALVKGADKVMVMGCHKGNCQSGQGSDLARKIVESVLSMPGIPKDKVAWQPISATEPQTFARILSKKSNPRMRRP
- a CDS encoding IS4 family transposase, with protein sequence MTHISVPKKQLRSLNFDNFRCPLIKSLSKAPELQSRGDRPLKMTFEDQINALVYFHLQEHKSARHLIQDLKENVFAKENIAPDGGISRSSFCEAINHRGLEQLQFIFEDLYKQALECHPGEHAELGELVSIDGSLINAVLSMHWANYRKGSKKAKVHCGFDINHGIPNKIFLTEGNGAERTFVPKIVSKGQTGVMDRGYQSHKEFDLLQEQGKHFVCRIKTRTTRTIIDNHETPSDSYIFYDALVKLGTPNQNQTKRPVRVVGYKIAGVKYYVATDRHDLTAEQIATIYKLRWTIEDFFKWWKEHLKVYHLIARSEYGLMVQILGGLITYLLLAIHCQKQFNEKVTIKRVRQLRTAILNDLFGCEEQGSHSSNRDNIVKDQKIIEQAKT